The Bernardetia litoralis DSM 6794 genome includes a window with the following:
- a CDS encoding CBS domain-containing protein, with product MGDLNVRIANNQLDLNEFTRHLLKDIQALDLMLKKDYFDNEQMHIGAEQEICLVDDHGKPSATALEVLETLDNENFTTELARFNVECNLEPQPFKGDCFSKLEAETLNLLKELEKVTKKQDIDYILTGILPTIRKFDLTTDNITPLDRYYALMNALKKLRGDESYELKIEGIDELNTTQDTALVEACNTSFQVHLQIKPKEFVAKYNVAMAISAPILAAACNSPMLFNKRLWSETRIALFRQSIDTRISSEHLRERSPRVMFGNKWLKGSILDLYREDIMRFRVLLTTDIDEDALKMVQEEKTPKLRALNVHNSTVYRWNRPCYGVSPNGKPHLRIENRILPAGPTVVDEVANAALWIGTMNAFEDTYSDVTEIMEFDDARANFMNVARHGLRIDVKWVNGKKMSVKDLLLNEIIPMARKGLQKAKVSQTDIDKYMGIIEGRVKSEQTGSSWMLQSYSKLIKQTTKEEVMTAITVAIAAKQKNNQPIHTWKLATIEDISDWQPSDLLVEEFMDTDLFTVTEDDVPEFAADIMDWQRIRYLPVECRDGVLGGLISSRLLLRHFNSQQRDIKNDVTTVKDLMIKDVYTVSPEANIHEAMDLMRKHKVGCLPVVANNNLVGIITEANFLNITASLLKRIAERRRKRKEQNEKNEQLKNASKPQNIKDREIKIEGIDSLRNMLADGEEE from the coding sequence ATGGGAGATTTGAATGTACGAATAGCAAATAATCAGCTTGACCTCAATGAATTTACTCGTCATTTACTCAAAGATATTCAAGCTCTTGATTTAATGCTCAAAAAAGATTATTTTGATAATGAACAAATGCACATCGGAGCAGAACAAGAAATTTGTTTGGTAGATGACCACGGAAAACCTTCTGCAACAGCTTTGGAAGTTTTAGAAACACTAGATAATGAAAATTTTACTACCGAACTAGCTCGCTTTAATGTGGAATGTAACCTAGAACCTCAACCCTTTAAAGGTGATTGTTTTTCCAAATTAGAAGCCGAAACACTTAACTTATTAAAGGAGTTAGAAAAAGTTACTAAAAAACAGGATATTGATTATATCTTGACAGGAATCCTTCCAACAATTCGAAAATTTGATCTCACAACTGACAATATTACGCCTTTAGACCGTTATTATGCGCTCATGAATGCACTCAAAAAATTGAGAGGAGATGAATCTTATGAGCTAAAAATAGAAGGAATTGATGAACTAAATACAACACAAGATACGGCATTAGTTGAGGCTTGTAACACCAGTTTTCAAGTTCATTTACAAATAAAACCCAAAGAATTTGTAGCAAAGTATAATGTTGCTATGGCTATTTCTGCTCCTATTTTGGCAGCAGCTTGTAATTCTCCTATGCTTTTCAATAAACGTCTTTGGAGTGAAACTAGAATTGCTCTTTTTCGTCAATCAATTGATACTCGTATTTCGTCAGAACATTTGCGTGAGCGCAGTCCTCGTGTCATGTTTGGAAATAAATGGCTTAAAGGTTCGATTTTAGACTTGTATCGTGAAGATATTATGCGTTTTAGAGTTTTGCTGACTACCGATATTGATGAAGATGCTTTAAAGATGGTTCAAGAAGAAAAAACACCGAAACTTCGTGCCTTGAATGTTCATAATTCGACTGTTTATCGTTGGAATCGCCCTTGTTATGGAGTAAGTCCGAATGGAAAACCACATTTGAGAATTGAAAACCGAATTTTACCAGCCGGACCAACCGTAGTAGATGAGGTAGCAAATGCTGCTCTTTGGATTGGTACAATGAATGCCTTTGAAGATACTTATTCAGATGTAACTGAAATTATGGAATTTGATGATGCTCGTGCTAATTTTATGAATGTTGCTAGACATGGTTTGCGTATTGATGTAAAATGGGTAAATGGTAAAAAAATGAGTGTCAAAGATTTACTTTTGAATGAAATAATTCCGATGGCAAGAAAGGGATTGCAAAAAGCAAAAGTCAGTCAAACAGATATTGATAAATATATGGGAATTATTGAAGGTCGTGTAAAATCCGAACAAACAGGCTCAAGTTGGATGTTACAATCCTATTCCAAGCTCATCAAACAAACCACAAAAGAAGAAGTAATGACAGCTATTACAGTAGCCATTGCAGCCAAACAAAAAAATAATCAACCAATTCATACATGGAAACTTGCCACTATTGAAGATATTTCAGATTGGCAACCGTCCGATTTATTGGTAGAAGAATTTATGGATACTGACCTTTTTACGGTTACAGAAGACGATGTTCCTGAGTTTGCAGCCGATATTATGGATTGGCAACGCATTCGTTATTTACCTGTTGAGTGTCGTGATGGTGTTTTGGGTGGTTTGATTTCTTCTCGTCTTTTGCTGCGTCATTTCAACTCTCAACAAAGAGATATAAAAAATGATGTAACAACTGTAAAAGATTTAATGATAAAAGATGTCTATACTGTTTCGCCAGAAGCTAATATTCATGAAGCAATGGATTTGATGCGAAAACATAAAGTCGGTTGCTTGCCTGTTGTAGCAAATAATAATCTAGTTGGAATAATTACAGAAGCTAATTTCTTGAATATTACGGCTAGTCTTTTAAAACGAATTGCAGAACGAAGAAGAAAACGTAAAGAACAAAATGAGAAAAATGAACAATTAAAAAATGCTTCAAAACCTCAAAATATAAAAGATAGAGAGATTAAAATTGAAGGAATAGATTCTCTTCGAAATATGTTGGCTGATGGAGAGGAGGAATAA
- a CDS encoding TonB-dependent receptor: MRNLITSTFKLSLLLLFILSSFSAFAQINSHSITGSAKSDNGEAVSFAAVGLMNVSDSSLAKASVANADGNFRFVDVKNEDYFIIITSVGYQKFTSSTISITENSEKEITLNKFVIQSNNVLDAVEIVAQKPMVEVLADKTVFNVEGTIAASGSSGLELLRKAPGVILDNNNGIIVEGKSGIQVFIDGKRSVLQGEDLTNYLNTLQASDIESIEIITQPSSKYDAAGSAGILNIKLKKNKNFGTNGTVSLGYSVWDNQRYNGSISLNNRTKKTNTFFTYSNRFGETRRFENFYRTQNNFIFDVHSEGLRDEKSHNFKLGTDIFASNKSTFGVLLNGNLGNTDFDNDSRTLISSQSTNEISQVLVAQSLNKSDFYNLIGNLNYRYEDTTGHTLNVDLDYGQYKNDGKTYQPNYYYDGNEQALLSSLIYEMITPTTIDIFTFKTDYEQNFLKGKLGLGIKSSIVNTDNTFDFYDEIDGNKILNTDKSNDFIYQEIVNAVYFNYNRKWKKMNIQFGLRAEHTKSDGKLSSNQTENNERVKRDYLNLFPSGGLTYNANKENSFGLIYSRRIERPSYQNLNPFAQQLDELTSRKGNAFLQPQYIDNIKFSHTYKYSLNTSISYSYINDFFGQVTSAQDERKSVIQTQNIATQQTWSLNISYPFEVNKWWNAFINLNAYNSSYTGKTDDFVSISQSTFNIYGQNTFSLPKGYKFEVSGWYNSPSVWGGTYQTKSLGAMDLAIQKSFLEDKLSFRMSMSDVFFTSPWRGDTQFGDVLIQGSGGWESRQVKINLSYNFGNNKVKSARKRKTGAEDENNRIGG, from the coding sequence ATGAGAAATTTAATCACTTCTACATTCAAACTATCTTTATTACTACTATTTATTTTATCTTCTTTTTCTGCTTTTGCTCAAATCAACTCTCATTCAATTACAGGCTCTGCCAAATCTGATAATGGAGAAGCTGTTTCTTTTGCAGCTGTTGGATTGATGAATGTTTCTGATTCTTCACTAGCCAAAGCCTCCGTAGCTAATGCAGATGGGAATTTTAGATTTGTCGATGTCAAAAATGAAGATTATTTTATTATTATCACAAGTGTAGGTTATCAAAAATTTACATCTTCAACTATTTCAATTACTGAAAATTCTGAAAAAGAAATTACTTTAAATAAATTTGTTATTCAAAGTAATAATGTTCTTGATGCTGTCGAAATTGTAGCTCAAAAACCAATGGTAGAAGTATTAGCAGACAAAACAGTTTTTAATGTAGAAGGAACAATTGCAGCTTCTGGAAGCTCTGGTTTAGAACTTTTGAGAAAAGCACCAGGCGTAATTTTGGATAATAATAATGGAATTATTGTAGAAGGAAAAAGTGGGATTCAAGTTTTTATTGATGGCAAACGTTCGGTTTTGCAAGGCGAGGATTTAACGAATTATTTGAATACTTTACAGGCTTCAGATATTGAATCTATAGAAATTATTACTCAACCTTCTTCAAAATATGATGCAGCAGGAAGCGCAGGTATTTTGAACATTAAATTAAAGAAAAATAAGAATTTTGGTACAAATGGAACGGTGAGTTTGGGCTATTCAGTTTGGGATAATCAACGTTATAATGGTTCAATTTCATTGAATAATCGCACAAAAAAAACAAATACTTTTTTTACGTATAGTAATCGTTTTGGAGAAACTAGACGTTTTGAGAATTTTTATCGAACACAAAATAATTTTATTTTTGATGTTCATTCGGAGGGTTTGAGAGATGAGAAGAGCCACAATTTTAAATTAGGAACAGATATTTTTGCGAGTAACAAAAGTACTTTTGGAGTCTTGCTCAATGGAAATCTTGGTAATACTGATTTTGATAATGATTCAAGAACACTCATTAGTAGCCAATCTACAAATGAAATTTCTCAAGTTTTGGTAGCTCAAAGTTTGAATAAAAGTGATTTTTATAATTTAATTGGAAATCTAAATTATCGTTATGAAGATACAACAGGGCATACTTTGAATGTAGATTTGGATTATGGACAATATAAAAATGATGGAAAAACCTATCAGCCAAATTATTATTATGATGGAAATGAACAAGCATTATTATCTAGTTTGATTTATGAAATGATTACGCCTACCACAATTGATATTTTTACTTTTAAGACAGATTATGAACAAAATTTCTTGAAAGGAAAATTAGGTTTAGGAATAAAATCATCAATTGTAAATACAGATAATACCTTTGATTTTTATGATGAAATAGACGGAAATAAGATTTTGAATACAGATAAAAGTAATGACTTTATCTATCAAGAAATTGTCAATGCAGTCTATTTTAATTATAACAGAAAATGGAAAAAAATGAATATTCAATTTGGTTTGCGTGCCGAACATACAAAATCAGATGGAAAACTAAGTAGCAATCAAACAGAAAATAACGAAAGAGTAAAACGAGATTATCTCAATCTTTTTCCGAGTGGAGGACTTACTTACAATGCCAACAAAGAAAATTCTTTTGGATTAATTTATAGCCGTAGAATAGAAAGACCAAGTTATCAAAACTTGAATCCGTTTGCACAACAACTTGACGAACTTACCAGTAGAAAGGGAAATGCTTTTTTACAGCCTCAATATATTGACAATATTAAGTTTTCGCATACTTATAAATATTCGTTGAATACTTCGATTAGTTATAGTTATATTAATGATTTTTTTGGGCAAGTAACAAGCGCACAAGATGAGCGTAAAAGTGTAATTCAAACTCAAAATATTGCTACACAACAAACATGGAGCTTGAATATTAGTTATCCATTTGAGGTAAATAAATGGTGGAATGCCTTCATAAATCTGAATGCTTATAATAGTTCGTACACAGGAAAAACTGATGATTTTGTTTCTATTTCTCAAAGTACATTTAATATTTATGGACAAAATACTTTTTCATTGCCAAAAGGCTATAAATTTGAAGTTTCGGGTTGGTACAATTCGCCTTCTGTTTGGGGAGGAACATACCAAACCAAGAGCTTGGGAGCAATGGATTTAGCAATCCAAAAATCATTTTTGGAAGACAAACTCTCCTTCAGAATGTCTATGAGTGATGTCTTTTTTACTTCGCCTTGGCGTGGAGATACACAGTTTGGAGATGTTTTGATTCAAGGGAGTGGAGGCTGGGAAAGCCGTCAGGTTAAAATAAATTTAAGTTATAATTTTGGAAATAATAAAGTGAAATCTGCTCGTAAAAGAAAAACAGGAGCAGAAGATGAAAATAATCGTATTGGTGGATAA
- a CDS encoding DNA polymerase/3'-5' exonuclease PolX: MTNKQLAQAFKLTGSLLELHNENSFKVRSYTGTATRLENLNEVAAELTQKQLVDLGFSKNMSEKIFSLLENGSFKELDELTAQTPTGVFEMLNIKGMGAKKVRVIWTELEIETIKDLYQAAKDGSLEKIKGFGKKTAENIANQIEFLEKQEGKQRINIAFQYSDYILQNLAKQDFIEKISEAGQVKRHEPIIDTISFVLLLKEENSTKEVSQFLNNLDGISQDKKNSSPFLWRGNFDEIDLKVEIYLTEKDNFYGKVLRESSSLSHLNYSSNNPNHLETSLLSASYQKANSEEEIYQKIGSKFIPYPQRNGLHEWKWITENNENDLLQLQDLKGTIHNHSTYSDGQNSIEQMALAAQALGHSYLVISDHSQSAFYANGLNKERVEQQWQEIEELNQKLAPFRIFKGIESDILNDGSLDYDENTLKGFEVVIASVHSVLGMSEEKATERLLKAIQNPYTKILGHPTGRLLLRREGYPIDHKKIIDACAEYNVAIEINANPHRLDLDWKWIDYAMQKNVWLCISPDAHSTEGLKDTNWGVKVAQKGGLLKKKTLNTLSVEEFESWIVSK; this comes from the coding sequence ATGACTAACAAACAACTCGCTCAAGCCTTCAAATTGACAGGTTCTTTACTAGAACTTCACAACGAAAATTCTTTTAAAGTTCGTTCTTATACAGGAACGGCTACTCGCCTAGAAAATCTAAATGAAGTTGCTGCTGAACTAACCCAAAAACAGCTTGTAGATTTGGGTTTTAGTAAAAATATGAGTGAAAAAATATTTTCTCTTTTAGAAAATGGAAGTTTTAAAGAATTAGATGAGCTGACAGCACAAACACCAACAGGAGTTTTTGAAATGCTCAATATAAAAGGAATGGGTGCAAAAAAAGTGCGTGTGATTTGGACAGAATTAGAAATTGAAACGATAAAAGATTTATACCAAGCTGCCAAAGATGGTTCATTAGAAAAAATAAAAGGGTTTGGTAAAAAAACTGCTGAAAATATTGCAAATCAGATAGAATTTTTAGAAAAGCAAGAAGGAAAGCAACGTATTAATATTGCCTTTCAATATTCTGATTATATACTTCAAAATTTAGCAAAACAAGATTTTATTGAAAAAATAAGTGAAGCAGGACAAGTAAAAAGACACGAACCTATTATTGATACAATTTCTTTTGTGCTTCTATTAAAAGAAGAAAACTCAACTAAAGAAGTATCTCAATTTTTGAATAATTTGGATGGAATAAGTCAAGACAAAAAAAATAGCTCACCTTTTCTTTGGAGAGGAAATTTTGATGAAATAGATTTGAAGGTAGAAATTTATCTTACCGAAAAAGATAATTTTTATGGAAAAGTGTTGAGAGAATCTTCTTCACTTTCTCATCTAAATTATTCGTCAAATAATCCGAATCATTTAGAAACTTCTTTACTTTCTGCTTCTTATCAAAAAGCAAATTCAGAAGAAGAAATTTATCAAAAAATAGGCTCAAAATTTATTCCTTATCCACAAAGAAACGGTTTACATGAATGGAAATGGATAACAGAAAATAATGAAAATGACCTTTTGCAGCTTCAAGATTTGAAGGGAACAATTCACAATCATTCTACATATAGCGATGGACAAAATAGCATCGAACAAATGGCTCTTGCTGCACAAGCCTTGGGACATTCTTATTTAGTAATCTCTGACCATTCTCAATCTGCTTTTTATGCAAATGGACTAAATAAAGAGCGAGTAGAACAACAATGGCAAGAAATAGAAGAATTAAATCAAAAACTAGCTCCTTTTCGTATTTTTAAAGGAATAGAATCGGATATTTTGAATGATGGAAGTTTGGATTATGACGAAAATACACTCAAAGGTTTTGAAGTTGTGATTGCTTCTGTGCATTCTGTTTTGGGAATGAGTGAAGAAAAAGCAACAGAAAGATTATTAAAAGCCATTCAAAATCCTTATACCAAAATCTTAGGACACCCAACAGGAAGGTTACTTTTGAGAAGAGAAGGCTATCCAATAGACCACAAAAAAATAATTGATGCTTGTGCAGAATATAATGTAGCTATAGAAATAAATGCAAATCCTCATCGCTTAGATTTGGATTGGAAATGGATTGATTATGCAATGCAAAAAAATGTTTGGCTCTGTATCAGTCCTGATGCACATTCCACCGAAGGCTTGAAAGACACCAACTGGGGCGTAAAAGTAGCACAAAAAGGAGGGCTTTTGAAGAAAAAAACATTGAATACACTTTCTGTTGAAGAATTTGAGAGCTGGATAGTTAGCAAATAA
- a CDS encoding formylglycine-generating enzyme family protein produces the protein MKTRFTSTHFFSILLSALGLAIIIFGSGFFPASLIEKNDKEYTTIETKKTYSNPYTFLFSSHLLKSKQDTAGMVFVKGSVFNMGSTVFENEQPIHEVELDDFYIGRYEVTVKQYREFCDETGRDMPKKPMWGWDDTHPVVGVTWDDANQYAEWAGKRLPTEAEWEYAARGGLSTLHYTYSGGNYAEVVGWFEKNSVEMVQPVGLKRPNELGIYDMSGNVWEWCSDHYGRYRQLREKNPKGVPQGLNRCIRGGSWFGNKGNLRIANRYYNPQGFGSNLIGFRVVMDK, from the coding sequence ATGAAAACTCGTTTTACTTCCACTCACTTTTTTTCAATATTGCTTTCTGCTCTTGGATTAGCTATTATTATTTTTGGAAGTGGTTTTTTTCCTGCTTCTCTCATTGAAAAAAATGATAAAGAATATACTACCATAGAAACAAAAAAAACCTACTCCAATCCTTATACTTTTTTGTTCTCTTCTCATTTGTTGAAAAGCAAACAAGATACAGCAGGAATGGTCTTTGTAAAAGGAAGTGTTTTTAATATGGGAAGTACTGTTTTTGAAAATGAACAACCTATACATGAAGTAGAATTAGATGATTTTTATATTGGAAGATATGAAGTTACAGTAAAACAATATAGAGAATTTTGTGATGAAACAGGACGAGATATGCCAAAAAAGCCAATGTGGGGCTGGGATGATACACATCCAGTGGTGGGCGTAACTTGGGATGATGCAAATCAATACGCAGAATGGGCAGGCAAAAGATTACCCACAGAAGCAGAATGGGAATATGCAGCACGAGGTGGTTTGAGTACACTTCACTATACTTATTCAGGTGGAAATTATGCCGAAGTAGTAGGTTGGTTTGAAAAAAATTCAGTTGAAATGGTACAACCTGTTGGACTCAAAAGACCCAATGAATTAGGAATTTATGATATGTCTGGAAATGTTTGGGAGTGGTGTTCTGACCATTATGGACGTTATCGCCAACTACGTGAAAAAAATCCTAAAGGCGTTCCTCAAGGCTTGAACCGTTGTATAAGAGGAGGAAGCTGGTTTGGAAATAAAGGTAATTTGCGTATAGCAAATCGCTACTATAATCCTCAAGGTTTTGGTAGTAATTTGATTGGTTTTAGAGTTGTAATGGACAAATAA
- a CDS encoding tetratricopeptide repeat protein, with product MKNNFYFIKFLIFNTFLFFIFFALNFAKAQPEVYTKAVQMAQSGKPQDGLNLLKTELDADTQNTELLYYTGFYLEQLKNIPKAVELYKEAIKIDKTNFEANYRLGFLYEKVDSIQQAFDFYKTALLYAPTTPKTEKNTILTRLIFLSDNIKKYDKEALKYANQYLKNEQIDNIPAPVALSLANIFYQNTEYEKAQKLTKSILEKTNSNAYPIQKAAFIYTNCAFRLQDLDGMKTYYARIKDEKLKLELENTAPLYYYNLGYVYFFMYDFDKSLRYLKTALTIKPDYSPAQIFINQVEGRKDDKSDVINFLRRKVEYSKEKNAAYYADLTRLYVHEKRYNEAIKVADSCLRLEPNRHDVYFLEALSNYKTARDKEGINVLKQLFIAFPKLENEDHSKYYFLLGLLYKRSKNYGEAKKAFKQAGRGIFEDAAQWELSKLRE from the coding sequence ATGAAAAATAATTTTTACTTTATTAAATTTTTAATTTTTAATACCTTTCTATTTTTCATATTTTTTGCATTAAATTTTGCAAAAGCCCAACCCGAAGTTTATACAAAGGCTGTTCAGATGGCTCAAAGTGGAAAACCACAAGATGGATTAAATCTCCTCAAAACTGAATTGGATGCAGATACCCAAAACACAGAATTACTTTATTATACTGGGTTTTATTTGGAACAACTCAAAAATATTCCCAAAGCAGTAGAGCTTTATAAAGAAGCTATAAAAATAGATAAGACTAATTTTGAAGCTAATTATAGATTAGGGTTTTTGTATGAAAAAGTTGATTCCATACAACAAGCCTTTGACTTTTATAAAACAGCTCTTTTGTATGCACCAACAACTCCAAAAACAGAAAAAAATACAATTCTGACTCGTTTAATTTTTTTATCAGATAATATAAAGAAATATGATAAAGAAGCTCTAAAGTATGCAAATCAATATTTGAAAAATGAACAAATAGATAATATTCCTGCTCCTGTTGCGCTTTCTTTGGCTAATATTTTCTATCAAAATACAGAATATGAAAAGGCTCAAAAGCTAACAAAATCTATTTTAGAAAAGACCAATTCGAATGCTTATCCCATTCAAAAAGCTGCTTTTATTTACACAAATTGTGCTTTTCGTTTGCAAGATTTAGATGGAATGAAAACATATTATGCTAGAATAAAAGATGAAAAACTTAAACTAGAATTAGAAAATACTGCTCCTCTGTATTATTATAATTTGGGTTATGTTTATTTTTTTATGTACGATTTTGATAAGAGTTTGCGCTATCTCAAAACAGCCTTAACCATAAAACCTGATTATTCGCCAGCACAAATTTTTATTAATCAAGTAGAGGGAAGAAAAGATGACAAATCCGATGTAATTAATTTTTTGAGACGAAAAGTAGAATATTCTAAAGAAAAAAATGCTGCTTATTATGCAGACCTTACCCGTTTGTATGTACACGAAAAGCGTTACAATGAAGCCATAAAAGTAGCTGATTCTTGTTTGCGATTAGAACCCAATAGACATGATGTGTATTTTTTGGAAGCATTATCAAACTACAAAACAGCTAGAGATAAAGAAGGAATTAATGTCTTAAAACAGTTATTTATAGCATTTCCAAAATTAGAAAATGAAGACCATTCAAAATATTATTTCCTTTTAGGGTTGCTTTATAAGAGAAGTAAAAATTATGGAGAAGCCAAAAAAGCCTTCAAACAAGCAGGAAGAGGGATTTTTGAAGATGCTGCTCAATGGGAATTGAGTAAATTGAGAGAATAA
- a CDS encoding fumarylacetoacetate hydrolase family protein, with protein MKILCIGRNYADHIAELKNERPTAPVIFLKPDTAILKNNDPFYHPDFSTDIHHEVELLLRVCKEGKHIEEKFASSYYDKIGLGIDFTARDLQSKAKEKGLPWDIAKGFNGSAPISGWLDISEIEDINSIDFHLEVNGETRQKGNNELMIWNFDEIIAYISKFFTLKIGDVIFTGTPAGVGKINIGDKLEGFIRDKKMLNFEIK; from the coding sequence ATGAAAATACTTTGTATTGGCAGAAATTATGCTGACCATATTGCCGAATTAAAAAATGAACGCCCAACTGCACCAGTTATTTTTTTGAAACCTGATACAGCAATTCTTAAAAATAACGACCCATTTTATCATCCAGATTTTAGTACAGATATTCATCACGAAGTAGAATTGCTTTTGAGAGTATGTAAAGAAGGAAAGCATATTGAAGAAAAATTTGCCTCTTCTTATTATGATAAAATTGGTTTAGGAATAGATTTTACAGCAAGAGATTTGCAATCCAAAGCAAAAGAAAAAGGTCTTCCTTGGGATATTGCAAAGGGTTTTAATGGTTCTGCTCCAATTTCTGGATGGTTAGATATTTCAGAAATTGAGGATATAAATTCGATTGATTTTCACTTAGAAGTAAATGGAGAAACTCGCCAAAAAGGAAATAATGAATTAATGATTTGGAACTTTGATGAGATAATAGCCTATATTTCTAAGTTCTTTACACTCAAAATAGGTGATGTTATTTTTACAGGAACACCAGCAGGAGTAGGGAAAATTAATATAGGAGATAAGTTAGAAGGTTTTATAAGAGATAAAAAAATGTTAAATTTCGAAATTAAGTAA